In Capillimicrobium parvum, a genomic segment contains:
- a CDS encoding alpha/beta hydrolase yields MAQDDPTVLLVHGAWHGPWAWAEVASRLAAEGIGVRTVDLPSVGPDADSLGDLHDDADAVRATLAEIDGPVVLVAHSYGGAVASEGAAGAENVSHIVYLTAFMLDEGESLYGLVGGEPPDWWSFTDDHRALIAFRPEEIFYNDMDAGAAETAAAALQLQRFDAIAQELRAAAWRQTPSTYVICDQDNAIPVPAQEMLSQRAGTIHRLDAGHSPMLSQPDAVVEIIRGVLP; encoded by the coding sequence ATGGCGCAGGACGATCCGACGGTGCTGCTGGTCCACGGTGCGTGGCACGGGCCCTGGGCGTGGGCGGAGGTGGCGAGCCGCTTGGCCGCCGAGGGCATCGGCGTGCGCACCGTCGACCTGCCGAGCGTCGGGCCGGACGCGGACTCGCTCGGCGACCTGCACGACGACGCCGACGCGGTGCGGGCGACGCTCGCGGAGATCGACGGTCCCGTCGTGCTCGTGGCGCACTCCTACGGCGGCGCGGTGGCGAGCGAGGGCGCCGCGGGCGCCGAGAACGTCTCGCACATCGTCTACCTGACCGCGTTCATGCTCGACGAGGGCGAGTCGCTGTACGGCCTCGTCGGCGGCGAGCCGCCGGACTGGTGGTCGTTCACCGACGACCACCGCGCGCTGATCGCCTTCCGCCCGGAGGAAATCTTCTACAACGACATGGACGCCGGCGCGGCCGAGACCGCCGCCGCCGCGCTCCAGCTGCAGCGCTTCGACGCGATCGCGCAGGAGCTGCGCGCCGCCGCGTGGCGCCAGACCCCCTCGACGTACGTGATCTGCGACCAGGACAACGCGATCCCCGTGCCGGCGCAGGAGATGCTCAGCCAGCGGGCGGGCACCATACACCGGCTCGATGCCGGCCACTCCCCGATGCTCTCCCAGCCCGACGCGGTCGTCGAGATCATCCGCGGCGTGCTCCCGTAG
- a CDS encoding MraY family glycosyltransferase produces MEVLPFAVSLLAALALAPALQRSLVDGGFVRENYRGARIAFPFGVLIVFAAVVALVPLAPIDELADAGILRPELGLVALYALGVAFLGLADDALSGPSRGWRGHGAAVLSGRFSTGALKAVGSLGLALLVLRGREDYLLSVAVLVLSTNLFNLLDLRPGRAVKAFVLLGAGLTLGAWDADPLWALGLFAAPVLVAGLYDLRERAMLGDTGSNLVGALAGLWLVLTLSTTGLAVAAAVLLGITAYGEFRSLNALVERAPVLKHLDSIGRPHA; encoded by the coding sequence GTGGAAGTGCTGCCGTTCGCCGTCTCGCTGCTCGCCGCGCTGGCTCTCGCGCCGGCCCTGCAGCGCTCCCTCGTCGACGGCGGCTTCGTGCGCGAGAACTACCGCGGGGCGCGGATCGCGTTCCCCTTCGGCGTGCTGATCGTGTTCGCCGCGGTCGTGGCGCTCGTCCCGCTCGCGCCCATCGACGAGCTCGCGGACGCCGGCATCCTGCGCCCCGAGCTCGGCCTCGTCGCGCTCTACGCGCTCGGCGTCGCGTTCCTCGGGCTCGCCGATGACGCGCTCAGCGGCCCGTCGCGCGGCTGGCGCGGCCACGGCGCCGCCGTGCTGAGCGGCCGCTTCAGCACCGGCGCGCTGAAGGCGGTCGGGTCCCTGGGCCTCGCGCTGCTCGTCCTGCGCGGCCGCGAGGACTACCTGCTCTCGGTCGCCGTGCTCGTCCTCTCGACGAACCTCTTCAACCTGCTCGACCTGCGCCCCGGGAGGGCGGTCAAGGCGTTCGTGCTCCTCGGCGCGGGCCTGACCCTCGGCGCCTGGGACGCGGACCCGCTGTGGGCGCTCGGCCTGTTCGCTGCACCCGTCCTGGTCGCCGGCCTCTACGACCTGCGCGAGCGGGCGATGCTCGGCGACACCGGCTCGAACCTCGTGGGCGCCCTGGCCGGCCTGTGGCTCGTGCTCACGCTGTCGACGACCGGCCTCGCCGTGGCGGCGGCGGTCCTGCTGGGCATCACGGCCTACGGAGAGTTTCGTTCGCTGAATGCGCTCGTGGAGCGCGCTCCCGTCCTCAAGCACCTAGACTCGATCGGAAGACCGCATGCCTAG
- the recN gene encoding DNA repair protein RecN, giving the protein MLNELRVENLLLIERAELRLAPGLNVLTGETGAGKTVLAHALDLLLGGKARAGIVRPGAAEAYVEGVFELPGELRGELGERLPEDADEVVLARRVGANGRTRAYVNGRSANAGDLRELAEPLIAFYGQHEHRRLTLSSTQLDVLDGYCGAAQLERRAAAAAAHGRARSLQAALDELRDRAGARERELDLLEFELAEIAEVSPDEDEERDLLAARDRLRHMAALGGAAMTGVEAIEPGDGEGGAASLLAAAGAALEGVAGIDPELDGLVERFRVVTVEVGDLASELRRYVEDLDAEPGRLDMVEARLAAVDRLKRKHGGSVAAVLEHAESCTRRRDELVGAEEALGRAEDRLAQARAELAALSAELHEARAAAGPALAESVRERLAALAMEGASFEVALADREPGPAGADAVEFLIAANPGVPAGPLRDIASGGELSRVMLALMGVANEEGGATLVFDEVDAGIGGVTARAVGEQLRTLARSRQVICITHLPQVASLADRNFSIAKDTSADPARTTVTELASGELVGELVRMLGADGEDAAARRHAEELLRAA; this is encoded by the coding sequence ATGCTCAACGAGCTGCGCGTCGAGAACCTCCTGCTGATCGAACGGGCCGAGCTGCGGCTGGCGCCCGGGCTCAACGTCCTGACGGGTGAGACGGGGGCCGGCAAGACGGTGCTGGCCCATGCGCTCGACCTGCTGCTCGGCGGCAAGGCCCGGGCCGGGATCGTCCGGCCCGGGGCGGCGGAGGCATACGTCGAGGGCGTGTTCGAGCTGCCGGGCGAGCTGCGCGGCGAACTGGGCGAAAGGCTGCCCGAGGACGCCGACGAGGTGGTGCTCGCCCGACGGGTCGGCGCGAACGGCCGCACGCGGGCCTACGTGAACGGCCGGTCGGCCAACGCGGGCGACCTGCGCGAGCTCGCCGAGCCGCTCATCGCCTTCTACGGCCAGCACGAGCACCGGCGCCTGACGCTCTCCTCGACGCAGCTCGACGTCCTGGACGGCTACTGCGGGGCGGCGCAGCTCGAACGGCGGGCTGCCGCGGCGGCCGCGCATGGTCGCGCTCGGTCGCTACAGGCCGCGCTCGATGAGCTGCGCGACCGGGCCGGTGCCCGTGAGCGCGAGCTCGACCTCCTCGAGTTCGAGCTCGCGGAGATCGCCGAGGTCTCGCCTGACGAGGACGAGGAGCGCGATCTGCTCGCCGCGCGCGACCGGCTGCGCCACATGGCGGCGCTCGGCGGCGCGGCGATGACCGGGGTCGAGGCGATCGAGCCGGGCGACGGAGAGGGCGGGGCGGCGTCGCTGCTGGCGGCGGCCGGCGCGGCGCTCGAGGGCGTGGCGGGCATCGACCCGGAGCTCGACGGCCTCGTCGAGCGGTTCCGGGTCGTCACCGTCGAGGTCGGCGACCTCGCCAGCGAGCTGCGCCGGTACGTCGAGGACCTCGATGCCGAGCCGGGCCGGCTGGACATGGTCGAAGCGCGGCTCGCGGCGGTCGACCGCCTCAAGCGCAAGCACGGCGGCAGCGTCGCCGCGGTCCTCGAGCACGCCGAGAGCTGCACGCGGCGGCGCGACGAGCTTGTCGGAGCGGAGGAGGCGCTCGGGCGGGCGGAGGACCGGCTGGCGCAGGCGCGGGCGGAGCTCGCGGCGCTGTCGGCCGAGCTGCACGAGGCCCGTGCGGCCGCCGGTCCCGCGCTGGCGGAGTCGGTCCGCGAGCGGCTGGCGGCGCTGGCGATGGAGGGCGCGTCGTTCGAGGTCGCACTGGCCGACCGGGAGCCCGGGCCGGCGGGCGCGGACGCGGTCGAGTTCCTCATCGCCGCCAACCCCGGCGTGCCCGCCGGGCCGCTGCGCGACATCGCCTCCGGCGGCGAGCTGTCGCGGGTGATGCTGGCGCTCATGGGCGTGGCCAACGAGGAGGGCGGCGCGACGCTCGTCTTCGACGAGGTCGACGCCGGCATCGGCGGCGTGACGGCCCGCGCGGTCGGCGAGCAGCTGCGGACTCTGGCCCGCAGCCGGCAGGTCATCTGCATCACCCATCTCCCGCAGGTCGCCTCGCTCGCGGACCGCAACTTCTCGATCGCCAAGGACACGTCCGCCGACCCTGCCCGGACCACGGTCACCGAGCTCGCGTCCGGCGAGCTGGTCGGCGAGCTCGTCCGCATGCTCGGCGCGGACGGGGAGGATGCGGCGGCCCGCCGTCATGCGGAGGAGTTGCTGCGCGCGGCTTGA
- a CDS encoding TlyA family RNA methyltransferase yields the protein MVKVRLDALLAQRGLFETRSRAAASVLAGEVMLGHERRRAAKPGQMVEDSVVVALDERPQFVSRGGRKLANALDATGLDPAGRRCLDVGASTGGFTDCLLQRGAEHVVAVDVAYGELAWSLRTDDRVTVLERVNARALDPGRLPWAPDLIVADVSFISLTKILPAVLAAAADRFDALVMVKPQFEVGRDRVGKGGVVRDPGLRREALLMVARAAQGLGASVLGFAPSGLPGPKGNQETFLWLAEAGRGGAVGDLEPAVAEVEA from the coding sequence GTGGTGAAGGTTCGGCTCGACGCCCTCCTGGCCCAGCGCGGCCTCTTCGAGACTCGCAGCCGTGCGGCCGCGTCCGTGCTGGCGGGCGAGGTCATGCTCGGCCACGAGCGCCGGCGGGCCGCCAAGCCCGGCCAGATGGTCGAGGACAGCGTGGTCGTGGCGCTCGACGAGCGGCCGCAGTTCGTCTCCCGCGGAGGCCGCAAGCTCGCCAACGCGCTCGACGCCACCGGCCTGGACCCGGCCGGCCGGCGCTGCCTCGACGTGGGCGCCTCGACCGGCGGCTTCACGGACTGCCTGCTCCAGCGCGGCGCCGAGCACGTCGTCGCGGTCGACGTGGCCTACGGCGAGCTCGCCTGGTCGCTGCGCACGGACGATCGCGTCACCGTGCTCGAACGCGTCAACGCCCGGGCGCTCGACCCCGGCCGGCTGCCGTGGGCGCCCGACCTGATCGTCGCGGATGTCTCGTTCATCTCGCTGACGAAGATCCTGCCCGCGGTGCTCGCCGCCGCCGCGGACCGCTTCGACGCGCTCGTCATGGTGAAGCCGCAGTTCGAGGTCGGCCGCGACCGGGTCGGCAAGGGCGGTGTGGTGCGCGATCCAGGCCTGCGCCGCGAGGCGCTGCTGATGGTCGCCCGGGCGGCGCAGGGCCTCGGCGCGTCCGTGCTCGGCTTCGCGCCCAGCGGGCTGCCCGGGCCCAAGGGCAACCAGGAGACGTTCCTCTGGCTGGCCGAGGCCGGACGTGGCGGCGCGGTCGGCGATCTCGAGCCGGCGGTCGCGGAGGTGGAGGCCTGA
- a CDS encoding carboxymuconolactone decarboxylase family protein: MTPTTATSHAPRLDLGEELPAAYAAIVRLDQAASGQIDAALKALVELRVSQINGCAFCLDMHARALRELGESQQRLDMLAAWREVSLFDERERAALEFAESVTRLEPGGVPDDVWDAAAAAFPGQQMAGLLAAVIVINAWNRVAVPSRMAVPEIA, encoded by the coding sequence ATGACCCCCACGACCGCAACCTCGCACGCTCCGCGCCTGGACCTCGGCGAGGAGCTCCCCGCGGCGTACGCCGCAATCGTCCGGCTCGACCAGGCCGCGAGCGGCCAGATCGACGCCGCCCTGAAGGCGCTCGTCGAGCTGCGCGTCTCGCAGATCAACGGCTGCGCGTTCTGCCTCGACATGCACGCCCGGGCCCTGCGCGAGCTCGGCGAGTCCCAGCAGCGGCTCGACATGCTCGCCGCCTGGCGCGAGGTGTCGCTCTTCGACGAGCGCGAGCGCGCCGCGCTCGAGTTCGCCGAATCGGTGACGCGCCTGGAGCCGGGCGGGGTGCCCGACGACGTCTGGGACGCCGCGGCCGCGGCCTTCCCCGGACAGCAGATGGCCGGCCTGCTCGCCGCGGTGATCGTGATCAACGCGTGGAACCGCGTGGCGGTGCCGTCGCGCATGGCGGTGCCCGAGATCGCCTGA
- a CDS encoding glycerophosphoryl diester phosphodiesterase membrane domain-containing protein, with translation MTLRSRRDLGAILRDALTLYGGQFRTFFLIALVVVVPVDLIVLGVGLGQLSGPFDSSPSAGAQAVELGVTYLVTTPLITAMAIEALRRERGSTGQAIQAGLDAFPHVLLVMVLYAAAIAVGVLLLIVPGIIAGIRLLFGIQMVVLEGRRGVPALRRSWELTDGCFWRVLGINLVIGLAAGIAGVVVGIPLTAAAQSADADWLALAASMLSQTVVAPFVAIATTLLYFDLLERSETTA, from the coding sequence GTGACGCTGCGCAGCCGGCGGGACCTCGGCGCGATCCTCCGCGACGCGCTCACGCTCTACGGCGGCCAGTTCCGGACGTTCTTCCTGATCGCGCTCGTCGTGGTGGTCCCGGTGGATCTCATCGTGCTCGGAGTCGGGCTCGGCCAGCTCTCCGGCCCGTTCGACTCGAGCCCGTCGGCCGGCGCGCAGGCGGTGGAGCTCGGCGTCACGTACCTCGTGACGACGCCGCTCATCACCGCCATGGCGATCGAGGCGCTGCGCCGTGAGAGGGGCTCGACCGGGCAGGCGATCCAGGCCGGGCTCGACGCGTTCCCGCACGTCCTGCTCGTGATGGTGCTCTACGCCGCCGCCATCGCGGTCGGCGTCCTGCTCCTGATCGTCCCGGGCATCATCGCCGGCATCCGGCTGCTCTTCGGCATCCAGATGGTGGTCCTCGAAGGCCGGCGCGGAGTCCCGGCCCTGCGCCGGTCGTGGGAGCTCACGGACGGCTGCTTCTGGCGGGTGCTGGGCATCAACCTGGTGATCGGCCTGGCGGCGGGGATCGCGGGCGTGGTGGTCGGCATCCCGCTGACGGCCGCGGCCCAGAGCGCCGACGCCGACTGGCTCGCGCTCGCCGCCTCGATGCTCAGCCAGACCGTCGTGGCGCCGTTCGTGGCGATCGCCACGACCCTCCTGTACTTCGATCTGCTGGAGCGCAGCGAGACCACCGCCTGA
- a CDS encoding NAD(+)/NADH kinase: MAERVAVVMTHRRAEEIREAVDTLERVAAEHDVTLRFVDDEPEGDDEGVEIAIALGGDGTILSALRRFSGSGVPVFAVNYGQVGFLATIEASDCQRGFARAFSQDFELLHLPGVGIAAPGIRQAGLNDVSITRRPGDRVAVLAYVLGGEELGRVRCDGLVVSTPAGSTGYNLANGGPVLAWGVGGYVVSFIAPHSLTARALVVAPADTLTICNRSSAESVDVSVDGRPVGELAPADSLDCSFVGDAALLAQLPGTTFYRRLREKFGHLV; this comes from the coding sequence ATGGCCGAGCGCGTCGCGGTCGTCATGACCCATCGCCGGGCGGAGGAGATCCGCGAGGCGGTCGACACGCTCGAGCGCGTCGCCGCCGAGCACGACGTGACGCTGCGCTTCGTCGACGACGAGCCGGAGGGCGACGACGAGGGCGTCGAGATCGCCATCGCGCTGGGAGGCGACGGCACGATCCTGAGCGCGCTGCGACGGTTCTCGGGCAGCGGCGTCCCCGTGTTCGCCGTGAACTACGGGCAGGTCGGCTTCCTGGCCACGATCGAGGCGAGCGACTGTCAGCGGGGCTTCGCGCGGGCGTTCTCGCAGGACTTCGAGCTGCTGCATCTGCCCGGCGTCGGCATCGCCGCTCCGGGCATCCGGCAGGCCGGGCTCAACGACGTGTCGATCACGCGGCGTCCCGGCGATCGCGTCGCCGTGCTCGCGTACGTGCTGGGCGGCGAGGAGCTCGGCCGCGTGCGGTGTGACGGCCTCGTCGTCTCGACCCCGGCGGGGTCGACGGGGTACAACCTCGCCAACGGCGGACCGGTGCTGGCCTGGGGCGTGGGCGGCTACGTCGTCTCGTTCATCGCCCCGCACTCGCTGACCGCGCGCGCGCTCGTCGTCGCGCCCGCGGACACGCTGACGATCTGCAACCGCTCGAGCGCCGAGTCCGTCGACGTGTCGGTGGACGGGCGTCCGGTCGGTGAGCTGGCGCCGGCCGACTCGCTCGACTGCTCCTTCGTCGGTGACGCGGCGCTGCTCGCCCAGCTGCCGGGGACGACCTTCTACCGGCGGCTGCGGGAGAAGTTCGGGCACCTCGTGTAG
- a CDS encoding copper transporter, whose translation MFDFRYHALSLVAVFLALAVGLLLGVAIGDSGLVSSAQKDIENSLRGDVRASRAEADDLRGELGRHLDYEKQTYPDLVAGRLPGAQIGLLFMGPTQGGVVDQVREAIEPAGAQLRWVGVLREPPGLQALAEHAKPTRYIALADNPALLGPFAERIGLALAAGGKLVSQERSSLMGSFSGELGQLDGVVVARSSSRPEESDEQRGTTDTLEQGIMRGMFRGSVPVVGVEHLDTDPSQVSWYREHGLASVDSIDQVSGQAALVFALAGADGAFGLKSSAEALLPRVVGGVSRP comes from the coding sequence GTGTTCGACTTCCGGTACCACGCGCTGTCGCTCGTGGCGGTGTTCCTCGCGCTCGCCGTCGGGCTGCTGCTCGGCGTGGCGATCGGCGACTCGGGGCTGGTGTCGTCGGCCCAGAAGGACATCGAGAACTCGCTGCGCGGTGACGTGCGCGCGTCACGGGCCGAAGCGGACGACCTGCGTGGGGAGCTCGGCCGCCACCTCGACTACGAGAAGCAGACCTATCCGGACCTCGTCGCGGGCCGCCTGCCCGGCGCCCAGATCGGGCTCCTGTTCATGGGCCCGACCCAGGGCGGCGTGGTCGACCAGGTCCGCGAGGCCATCGAGCCCGCGGGCGCGCAGCTGCGCTGGGTCGGCGTCCTGCGCGAGCCGCCCGGCCTCCAGGCGCTCGCCGAGCACGCCAAGCCCACCCGATACATCGCGCTCGCGGACAACCCGGCCCTGCTCGGCCCGTTCGCGGAGCGCATCGGGCTCGCGCTCGCGGCCGGCGGCAAGCTCGTCTCGCAGGAGCGCTCCTCGCTGATGGGATCGTTCTCGGGCGAGCTCGGCCAGCTCGACGGGGTGGTGGTGGCGCGCTCGTCCTCGCGTCCCGAGGAGTCGGACGAGCAGCGCGGGACGACGGACACCCTCGAGCAGGGCATCATGCGCGGCATGTTCCGCGGCAGCGTGCCCGTCGTCGGCGTCGAGCACCTCGACACCGACCCGTCCCAGGTCTCGTGGTACCGAGAGCACGGCCTGGCCTCGGTCGACTCGATCGACCAGGTCTCCGGTCAGGCCGCGCTCGTCTTCGCGCTGGCCGGCGCGGACGGGGCGTTCGGGCTGAAGTCCAGCGCGGAGGCGCTGCTGCCGCGCGTGGTCGGCGGGGTCAGCCGCCCGTGA
- a CDS encoding alpha/beta fold hydrolase: protein MTRITVDWPVSQHNGRQHQRSNGAPTEGPSHSISPPRSGPSPRRAVSCSGADNVPHLATFALIHGAWHGGWCWDRVAPRLRDAGHRVIAPDLPCDVVGAGAADYAAVVLDALGTDPGGDVVVAAHSAGGLTAPLVAAEAGARAVVLVSALLPQPGGRFVEQNAEEHVLLADYQAGVERDAEGRRVWTDAELARDHLYNGCAPEDAASAYARLRPQASTIFSEISPAAAWPPATATVVDVRATEDRIVSPQWARVAVPQRLGLDSIVLEGVGHSPMLSHPGRVTEILLAA from the coding sequence GTGACGAGGATCACAGTCGACTGGCCGGTCAGCCAGCATAATGGTCGTCAGCACCAACGCAGCAACGGTGCTCCCACAGAAGGACCATCACACAGCATCTCTCCTCCCCGAAGCGGCCCGTCTCCCCGGCGGGCCGTTTCATGTTCCGGAGCGGATAACGTCCCGCACCTGGCCACGTTCGCCCTCATCCACGGCGCCTGGCACGGCGGATGGTGCTGGGACCGCGTCGCGCCCCGGCTGCGCGACGCCGGCCACCGCGTCATCGCGCCCGACCTGCCTTGCGACGTCGTCGGGGCGGGCGCCGCGGACTACGCCGCCGTCGTGCTCGACGCCCTGGGCACCGACCCCGGCGGGGACGTCGTCGTCGCGGCGCACTCCGCCGGCGGCCTCACCGCGCCGCTGGTCGCGGCCGAGGCCGGTGCGCGCGCCGTCGTGCTCGTCTCGGCCCTCCTCCCCCAGCCCGGCGGCCGCTTCGTCGAGCAGAACGCCGAGGAGCACGTCCTGCTCGCCGACTACCAGGCCGGCGTCGAGCGCGACGCGGAGGGCCGGCGCGTGTGGACCGACGCGGAGCTCGCCCGCGACCACCTCTACAACGGCTGCGCGCCCGAGGACGCCGCCTCGGCGTACGCCCGCCTGCGGCCCCAGGCCTCGACGATCTTCAGCGAGATCAGCCCCGCCGCCGCCTGGCCGCCCGCGACGGCGACGGTCGTCGACGTGCGGGCCACCGAGGACCGGATCGTCTCGCCGCAGTGGGCCCGTGTCGCGGTGCCGCAGCGGCTGGGACTCGACTCGATCGTCCTCGAAGGCGTCGGGCACTCGCCGATGCTGTCGCACCCCGGCCGCGTGACCGAGATCCTGCTGGCCGCGTGA
- the steA gene encoding putative cytokinetic ring protein SteA, translated as MSAVPRVSDSARLEPTTRPVTGRVRLGRRTKLLVKRLTRGDIAVIDHRDLDRVSAEDLVGVGVVAVLNCRPSSSGSYPNMGPMLLVQAGIVLVDLPDDTLFHRLRDDDEITVRDGDVLRGGEVIAQGTVQSPSDVRARNDASRDAIGEALEEFARNTVEHMLDERELLAGKIELPRFTTDFRDRPALIVVRGVDHRRDLRALRPYIRDVRPVIVGVDGGANAILEEGFRPDMIVGDMDSASEQTLSCGAELVVHAYPDGRAPGRDVLDRLGLPHKIVPAPGTSQDVAMLIAHEKGAQLIVSVGSQFNLVEFLDKNRQGMASTFLTRLRLGEKLIDAKGVGRLYRPRPGTLPIGLVFLAGIITVAVIVWRTPALYNLVQLLWLKLQVLLGMDT; from the coding sequence ATGTCCGCCGTGCCTCGCGTCTCGGACAGCGCGCGGCTCGAGCCGACGACCCGTCCGGTGACGGGGCGTGTGCGGCTCGGCCGGCGCACCAAGCTCCTGGTCAAGCGCCTGACCCGGGGCGACATCGCCGTGATCGATCATCGCGACCTCGATCGCGTGTCAGCCGAGGATCTCGTCGGGGTCGGCGTCGTCGCGGTCCTCAACTGCCGGCCGAGCTCGAGCGGCAGCTACCCGAACATGGGCCCGATGCTGCTCGTCCAGGCCGGGATCGTGCTCGTCGACCTGCCGGACGACACCCTCTTTCACCGCCTGCGCGACGACGACGAGATCACCGTGCGCGACGGCGACGTCCTGCGCGGCGGCGAGGTCATCGCCCAGGGAACCGTCCAGAGCCCGTCCGACGTCCGCGCCCGCAACGACGCCTCCCGTGACGCCATTGGCGAGGCGCTCGAGGAGTTCGCTCGCAACACGGTGGAGCACATGCTCGACGAGCGCGAGCTGCTCGCCGGCAAGATCGAGCTGCCGCGCTTCACCACCGACTTCCGCGACCGGCCGGCGCTCATCGTGGTCCGCGGCGTCGACCACCGGCGCGACCTGCGCGCCCTGCGCCCGTACATCCGCGACGTGCGCCCCGTGATCGTGGGGGTCGACGGCGGCGCGAACGCCATCCTCGAGGAGGGCTTTCGCCCGGACATGATCGTCGGCGACATGGACTCCGCCTCCGAGCAGACCCTGTCCTGCGGAGCCGAGCTCGTCGTCCACGCCTATCCCGACGGCCGAGCGCCCGGCCGCGACGTGCTCGACCGGCTCGGCCTGCCGCACAAGATCGTGCCCGCCCCGGGCACCAGCCAGGACGTCGCGATGCTGATCGCCCACGAGAAGGGCGCGCAGCTGATCGTGTCGGTCGGCTCGCAGTTCAACCTCGTCGAGTTCCTGGACAAGAACCGTCAGGGGATGGCGTCGACCTTCCTGACGCGCCTGCGGCTCGGCGAGAAGCTGATCGACGCCAAGGGCGTGGGCCGTCTCTACCGCCCGCGGCCCGGCACGCTGCCGATCGGCCTGGTCTTCCTCGCCGGCATCATCACCGTCGCCGTCATCGTCTGGCGCACCCCGGCGCTCTACAACCTGGTCCAGCTTCTCTGGCTCAAGCTGCAGGTGCTGCTCGGCATGGACACGTAG